One Beggiatoa leptomitoformis DNA segment encodes these proteins:
- a CDS encoding FeoC-like transcriptional regulator, whose translation MTLTTLKLYLIQRNQVTLTDLANHFNRDPETVKAALSHWIQKGKVKHNIAEACQKSCCKNNGMDIYEWLG comes from the coding sequence ATGACACTAACAACACTAAAACTCTATTTAATTCAACGTAACCAAGTAACACTTACTGATTTAGCCAATCATTTTAATCGTGACCCAGAAACGGTAAAAGCAGCATTAAGCCATTGGATACAAAAAGGCAAAGTCAAACACAATATTGCTGAAGCCTGCCAAAAAAGCTGTTGTAAAAATAATGGGATGGATATTTATGAATGGTTGGGATAA
- a CDS encoding FeoA family protein, translating into MMRLNELKIGEDGVVKGFDKSVPGYRQKLLAMGLTPGTAFTITRYAPIGDPIEIRVRDFALSLRKDEANAILVEKRA; encoded by the coding sequence ATGATGCGTTTAAATGAGTTAAAGATTGGTGAAGATGGCGTGGTGAAAGGGTTTGATAAAAGTGTTCCGGGATATCGTCAAAAATTATTAGCCATGGGCTTAACACCCGGAACCGCTTTTACCATTACCCGTTATGCCCCTATCGGTGACCCAATAGAAATTCGAGTGCGCGATTTTGCACTCAGCCTACGTAAAGATGAAGCAAACGCAATTTTAGTAGAAAAGAGGGCATAA
- a CDS encoding YtxH domain-containing protein: MDNQQIPQNPQTNIQAGAPVPPVAQQTAQMPPAYPPPPNYGQQQTAPQGGYAPPVGYPQQYNPYQGCDPHHAHLHAQYAQAYYSPVPPPYYAQQGVMPQGQVPAHYYGYPPVYNAPLPAPAPVTGAHDQSFASFFNFRDERFLKGAITGAALTFLLTNESLQKNTIKSLVKVWNTLQGGIEEVKERFQDAEAEIKSESQK; the protein is encoded by the coding sequence ATGGATAATCAACAAATACCACAAAACCCTCAAACCAATATTCAAGCAGGCGCGCCTGTACCACCTGTTGCACAACAAACCGCACAAATGCCCCCTGCTTATCCGCCCCCACCAAACTATGGACAACAACAGACCGCCCCACAAGGTGGTTATGCACCACCCGTTGGCTATCCTCAACAATACAATCCATATCAAGGATGCGACCCTCATCACGCCCATCTACACGCTCAATATGCACAAGCCTACTATTCACCCGTTCCTCCACCCTACTATGCACAACAAGGCGTGATGCCTCAAGGACAAGTACCCGCACACTATTATGGCTATCCACCCGTTTATAATGCGCCACTTCCAGCCCCTGCACCTGTAACGGGCGCACATGACCAAAGTTTTGCGAGTTTTTTTAATTTCCGTGATGAACGGTTTTTAAAGGGTGCAATTACAGGTGCGGCACTAACCTTCTTACTCACCAACGAATCACTACAAAAAAATACAATAAAATCATTAGTTAAAGTTTGGAATACCTTACAAGGTGGCATTGAAGAAGTAAAAGAACGCTTCCAAGATGCAGAGGCAGAAATTAAATCAGAATCACAAAAATAG
- a CDS encoding FeoA family protein, which translates to MLMNTQTSLHSYPLNLAPEGEWLIVSAIKADKQIHARLAAMGIVEGCELQVLNRQATNGGFVVRCGETRWAIDKGIAYRIFVTTAPAKS; encoded by the coding sequence ATGCTGATGAACACACAAACATCGCTGCACAGTTACCCGCTCAACTTAGCACCAGAAGGGGAATGGCTGATTGTGAGTGCGATTAAAGCGGATAAACAAATTCATGCACGTTTAGCTGCGATGGGAATTGTTGAAGGCTGTGAGCTACAAGTGCTTAATCGACAAGCAACAAATGGTGGTTTTGTCGTGCGTTGTGGAGAAACGCGTTGGGCCATTGATAAAGGTATCGCCTATCGGATTTTTGTTACCACAGCCCCTGCTAAATCATAG
- a CDS encoding heavy metal translocating P-type ATPase, with protein sequence MSIELVHELPRRLRFKSIRLANRKLDHLHLEASLSSLSGVRSVRLNPIAGSVVVNYDGQASHRMAIFRWFKERFADAITITLPDGEYNEVTPSPAGIFVAGLSLLSLPLLKPTARRLLTYAVVAPTIWHGTTVLFTRGIKVEVLDSLAIGLAASRGEYFTAVATQGLLNLGEYLEHKTERHSDALLRYLLKPLPTQAWVERDGALLQIDCSELIAGDCIEVGTGDMIAIDGKVIGGNAAVNQASVTGESLAVRKEMGDKVLSGTVIEEGRLRIHVTRVGSETTTARIAHFIENSLQQQSKTQCLAEDLANKRVYITLGLGTAVYLLTRDIDRLASVFLVDYACALKLGTPVAIKSAMYHGAKQGLLFRGGQAIENLAEADTFVFDKTGTLTSGLLEVTDIKTFFPKDWQPDRLLALVASIEEHATHPIANAIVQFARQEKIGHIEHEEVDYLIAHGLTTHVNGQRVAIGSRHFLEEHEKVSFKRFNRTISNLLKQGKTLLYIAMDNHPLGVVALRDHLRPEAKTVIHHLRQLGIQQIVMLTGDQHDKAMALGTELGIDHVYADCQPEDKAKVVKQLTAQGYKVAFVGDGVNDAPALISAMVGIAMPKGADLARATADVVLLNDDLATIVEAKALSKATMQLIHWHFNLSTAINTGLTIGAVSGVVSPILSALLHNGTTIGILLNAMAGARYKQFR encoded by the coding sequence ATGTCTATCGAACTTGTCCACGAACTACCACGACGCTTACGCTTTAAATCCATACGACTCGCCAACCGCAAGCTAGACCATCTCCATTTAGAAGCCAGTTTATCGAGTTTAAGTGGTGTGCGGAGCGTACGCCTAAATCCCATCGCGGGAAGTGTGGTCGTTAATTATGATGGACAAGCCTCACATCGCATGGCTATTTTCCGCTGGTTTAAAGAACGCTTTGCTGATGCAATTACCATTACCCTGCCTGATGGTGAATATAACGAGGTTACACCTAGTCCTGCGGGTATTTTTGTAGCAGGGCTTAGTTTACTTAGTTTGCCCCTGCTCAAACCCACCGCCCGTCGTTTACTGACTTATGCCGTTGTTGCCCCAACAATATGGCATGGCACGACTGTATTATTCACCCGTGGCATTAAAGTAGAAGTTTTAGACAGTTTAGCTATCGGGCTGGCTGCTAGCCGTGGAGAATACTTCACCGCCGTTGCAACGCAAGGTTTACTTAATCTAGGTGAATATTTAGAACACAAAACCGAACGACACAGCGATGCACTACTGCGCTATCTCCTCAAACCCCTGCCAACTCAAGCATGGGTAGAACGCGATGGCGCGCTACTACAAATCGACTGTAGTGAACTTATTGCAGGTGACTGCATAGAAGTTGGCACAGGCGATATGATAGCCATTGACGGCAAAGTCATTGGTGGAAATGCCGCTGTCAATCAAGCCTCTGTCACGGGCGAATCGCTTGCTGTGCGTAAGGAAATGGGTGATAAAGTCTTATCTGGAACGGTAATTGAAGAAGGACGGCTTAGAATTCACGTCACCCGTGTTGGCTCAGAAACCACGACCGCCCGCATTGCCCATTTCATTGAAAATTCACTCCAACAACAATCAAAAACCCAATGTTTAGCGGAAGACCTTGCCAATAAACGGGTTTACATCACATTAGGATTAGGAACAGCAGTTTACCTGCTGACCCGCGATATAGACCGTCTTGCCTCAGTTTTCCTTGTGGATTATGCCTGCGCTCTCAAACTGGGTACACCTGTTGCCATTAAATCCGCTATGTATCATGGCGCGAAACAAGGCCTACTATTTCGTGGTGGACAAGCCATTGAAAACCTAGCTGAAGCAGACACCTTTGTTTTTGACAAAACAGGCACACTAACCAGTGGTTTATTAGAAGTTACTGATATAAAGACTTTTTTCCCAAAAGATTGGCAACCTGACCGTTTACTTGCACTGGTTGCCTCCATTGAAGAACATGCAACCCATCCCATTGCAAATGCAATTGTTCAATTTGCCCGCCAAGAAAAAATAGGACATATAGAACACGAAGAAGTTGATTATTTAATTGCGCACGGACTCACAACCCATGTCAACGGACAACGGGTAGCAATTGGTAGCCGTCACTTTTTAGAAGAACACGAAAAAGTATCTTTCAAACGCTTTAACCGCACCATTAGTAACCTGCTCAAACAAGGTAAAACGCTGCTGTACATCGCAATGGATAACCATCCGCTAGGTGTGGTTGCCCTACGTGACCACCTCCGCCCTGAAGCAAAAACGGTTATCCACCACCTCCGCCAACTGGGCATACAACAAATTGTCATGCTAACAGGTGACCAACATGACAAAGCGATGGCGTTAGGAACAGAACTGGGTATCGACCATGTTTACGCAGATTGTCAACCCGAAGATAAAGCCAAGGTTGTCAAACAACTGACAGCACAAGGATATAAAGTTGCTTTTGTGGGGGATGGGGTAAATGATGCACCTGCACTGATTTCGGCAATGGTGGGTATTGCAATGCCCAAAGGCGCAGATTTAGCACGTGCAACGGCTGACGTGGTTTTACTCAATGATGACCTTGCAACAATAGTGGAAGCTAAAGCCCTGAGTAAAGCAACGATGCAACTGATTCATTGGCATTTTAACTTATCCACTGCGATTAATACGGGTTTAACCATCGGTGCGGTGTCGGGTGTAGTTTCGCCCATACTCTCTGCCCTTCTACATAATGGGACAACAATAGGAATACTCTTAAATGCAATGGCAGGCGCACGGTATAAACAGTTCCGCTAA
- a CDS encoding asparaginase domain-containing protein has translation MSIKLLVAGGTIDKQYDELTGNVIFAQTHIPELLTQARCTAPVTIETVFLKDSLDMTLEDRQALYIQANLAQEDKILITHGTDTMGETARYLGERHLQKTIVLLGAMIPYCFKQSDSLFNLGFALASVQCLPHGVYVAMNGQVFTWDNVVKNKLKGVFERG, from the coding sequence GTGAGCATTAAATTACTCGTAGCAGGTGGTACGATAGATAAGCAATATGATGAATTAACAGGTAATGTTATTTTTGCACAAACACATATTCCCGAATTATTAACCCAAGCGCGTTGTACTGCGCCTGTTACCATAGAAACAGTGTTTCTTAAAGACAGTTTGGATATGACGCTTGAAGACCGACAAGCCTTGTATATTCAAGCAAATCTTGCACAAGAAGATAAGATTCTCATCACACACGGTACGGACACCATGGGCGAAACCGCCCGATACTTAGGTGAACGTCATTTACAAAAAACCATCGTGTTATTAGGGGCGATGATACCTTATTGTTTTAAACAGTCTGATAGTTTGTTTAATCTGGGATTCGCACTCGCTAGTGTGCAATGTTTACCGCATGGCGTTTATGTCGCAATGAATGGACAGGTTTTTACATGGGATAATGTTGTAAAAAATAAGCTAAAAGGCGTATTTGAGCGGGGATAA
- the feoB gene encoding Fe(2+) transporter permease subunit FeoB: MAKWTVGVIGNPNCGKTTLFNALTGSKQRVGNWPGVTVERKTGYYRYADQNIELVDLPGIYSIDTTPGHTSLDEAVAQEYTLSGEADLIINIIDASNLERNLYLTTQLLEMHVPLLVVLNMMDMLAERGTTIDIAKLSEQLGTPVIPIVAAKTEGLEYLKQKINEHCARKELPLHKPSYPAVLEDALQTLIPHVKTILPAEHQPYHHWFSLKLLEDINIIQQPLPSSLHELVKQQQIIVKDNLDEDIDIIIADARYSFINTINDIAVKKNRQLHRSLSDKIDNIVLNRLLGIPIFLTVMYLMFLFTVNIGGAFIDFFDILFGTLFVEGFSHLLSYYGVSDWIVTLFANGIGGGVQVVATFIPVIAFLFLFLSMLEDSGYMARAAFVMDRFMRFIGLPGKSFVPMIVGFGCNVPAIMSARTLEHRRDRYLTILMNPFMSCGARLPVYALFAAAFFPVGGQNIVFGLYLIGILVAVLTGLLMKHTLFKGEAGYFVMELPAYHLPTAKNILLHTWERLKGFVVRAGKVIVPMVIVINFLNSWGIDGSFGKDNTDQSVLSTIGRTLTPAFEPMGIREDNWPAVVGIFTGVLAKEVVVGTLDAIYSQEAQGETIKEVKPFDLLAGIQSAFATIPDNLISVFSNLLDPLGFQAAESDSQETSSGTFAEMRQHFDGQIGAFAFLLFILMYFPCTAATATIYRETSAGYAVFVASWTTGVAYFSATLFYQIASYAAHPLQTLFWVGLLFSFLAFTIFILYLLGQKRGQPLVLANSEQTG; this comes from the coding sequence ATGGCTAAATGGACTGTCGGGGTGATTGGTAACCCAAACTGTGGTAAGACCACACTTTTTAATGCTTTAACAGGCTCTAAACAGCGGGTTGGTAACTGGCCTGGTGTTACCGTAGAACGCAAAACGGGTTACTACCGTTATGCAGATCAAAATATTGAATTAGTTGATTTACCTGGTATTTACTCTATAGATACCACGCCCGGACATACTTCATTAGATGAAGCTGTTGCTCAAGAATATACGCTTTCTGGCGAAGCGGATTTAATCATTAATATTATTGATGCCTCTAATTTAGAACGGAATTTATATCTCACAACGCAATTATTAGAAATGCACGTCCCCTTGTTGGTTGTGTTAAACATGATGGACATGCTGGCAGAACGTGGCACAACCATCGATATTGCCAAACTTTCAGAACAATTAGGCACACCTGTTATTCCTATCGTTGCCGCGAAAACAGAAGGTTTAGAATACCTTAAACAAAAAATTAATGAACATTGTGCGCGAAAAGAATTACCCCTTCATAAACCCAGCTATCCTGCTGTTTTAGAAGATGCATTACAAACATTAATTCCCCATGTTAAAACCATTCTCCCTGCGGAACATCAACCTTATCACCATTGGTTTAGTCTAAAACTCTTAGAAGACATCAATATCATTCAGCAACCCTTACCCTCTAGCTTGCATGAGCTGGTTAAACAACAGCAAATCATTGTCAAAGACAATTTAGATGAAGATATTGATATTATCATCGCGGATGCACGTTATAGCTTTATCAACACAATTAACGACATCGCGGTTAAGAAAAACCGACAATTACACCGCTCGCTGTCTGACAAAATCGATAACATCGTCCTCAATCGTCTTTTGGGAATACCGATTTTTTTAACTGTCATGTACTTAATGTTTTTATTTACGGTGAATATTGGCGGTGCGTTTATTGATTTCTTCGATATTCTCTTTGGCACGCTGTTTGTTGAAGGCTTTAGTCACTTACTCAGCTATTACGGTGTAAGTGATTGGATAGTCACTTTATTTGCCAATGGTATAGGGGGAGGTGTGCAAGTGGTTGCGACTTTTATCCCTGTCATTGCATTTCTCTTCCTCTTTCTCTCCATGCTTGAAGACTCTGGCTATATGGCACGGGCAGCGTTTGTTATGGATAGATTTATGCGCTTTATCGGCTTACCAGGAAAATCCTTTGTACCCATGATTGTTGGCTTTGGCTGCAATGTCCCTGCCATCATGTCTGCACGCACACTAGAACACCGTCGTGACCGTTATTTAACTATCCTAATGAATCCCTTCATGTCATGCGGTGCGCGCTTGCCCGTTTATGCACTCTTTGCAGCAGCATTTTTTCCCGTTGGCGGACAAAATATTGTTTTCGGCTTATATCTAATCGGTATTCTCGTTGCGGTACTCACGGGTTTATTAATGAAACATACCTTATTCAAAGGAGAAGCGGGCTACTTCGTCATGGAATTACCCGCTTATCATTTACCAACGGCAAAAAATATTCTCCTGCACACATGGGAACGACTAAAAGGCTTTGTCGTGCGGGCGGGTAAAGTGATTGTACCGATGGTTATTGTGATTAACTTTCTCAACTCATGGGGTATAGACGGCTCATTTGGTAAAGACAACACAGACCAATCCGTTTTAAGCACAATCGGGCGTACTCTCACCCCTGCTTTTGAACCTATGGGCATTCGTGAAGATAACTGGCCAGCGGTTGTTGGCATTTTTACAGGTGTTTTGGCAAAAGAAGTTGTTGTTGGCACATTAGATGCGATTTATTCCCAAGAAGCCCAAGGCGAGACCATTAAAGAAGTGAAACCTTTTGATTTATTGGCGGGTATTCAAAGCGCATTTGCTACCATTCCAGATAATTTAATATCTGTTTTCAGTAATTTACTTGACCCATTAGGTTTTCAAGCAGCAGAATCTGATTCCCAAGAAACCAGTAGTGGAACATTTGCAGAAATGCGTCAACACTTTGATGGACAAATTGGTGCATTTGCTTTCTTACTATTTATTCTGATGTATTTTCCTTGTACAGCGGCAACCGCAACCATTTATCGAGAAACCAGCGCGGGCTATGCGGTTTTTGTTGCTAGCTGGACAACAGGAGTGGCTTATTTCTCCGCAACTTTATTTTATCAAATAGCCAGTTATGCAGCACATCCTCTGCAAACACTATTTTGGGTTGGTTTATTGTTCAGCTTTCTTGCTTTTACCATTTTTATCTTATACCTGCTAGGACAAAAACGGGGGCAACCGCTCGTACTTGCCAACTCGGAACAAACGGGCTAA
- a CDS encoding HMA2 domain-containing protein, which translates to MSAYIHHIPGRLRVRTDKLRYATCQFAELEVLLMQLNGIESCQMNQKTGSLLVHYDPSCLTGDDILYQLHKVGCLESGLTTALSQRSAANHTGALLGNALFGAVVKKSLETSMLSFAKAFL; encoded by the coding sequence ATGAGTGCCTATATTCACCATATTCCCGGACGGTTGCGAGTGCGGACAGACAAATTGCGGTATGCAACGTGTCAATTTGCCGAATTAGAAGTATTGCTAATGCAATTAAACGGAATAGAAAGTTGTCAAATGAATCAAAAAACAGGAAGTTTATTAGTCCATTATGACCCTAGCTGTTTGACGGGGGACGATATTCTATATCAACTTCACAAAGTAGGTTGTTTAGAAAGCGGGTTGACGACCGCCTTGTCACAACGCAGTGCTGCTAACCACACGGGCGCATTATTGGGCAATGCATTATTTGGTGCTGTTGTTAAAAAGAGTTTAGAAACATCCATGCTTTCATTTGCAAAAGCCTTTTTATAA